Below is a genomic region from Armatimonadota bacterium.
CGGCGTCTACCTGGTCCGTGGTTATACCCCTGAGCAGCACTGCGCTGTCGATGCCAAAACCGAGCAATATCTGAGGAAGCTGAGAGATATGGCCGAATGCATCCGGCACATGCCCGACTGCCATATAGTTACCATAATCATCGCACATCTGCTTACCCCGGAGCAGGTTTCGGACAATACTCTCGCCGCTCACAAGAAACTCGTCCGGCTGGTTATACCATGGCCCGATAAGAATTCTGCCCTGCTCTATCAGGCTGCGCAGGCGCTTTTCATTCTCCGGCCTTATCTCCAGATAATCTTCCAGCACGATTGTCTGGCCGTCAAATACGAAATATGTATAGTCAGGGTCTGACTCCATCAAATCTATAAGATAATCAGTCATCTCCACAAGCCGCATTCTAAACCGCTGGAACGTGCGATACCATTCCCTGTCCCAGTGGGTATGTGAAACGACATGAGCCGTGTATTTCTTATCGGACATAATTTCTCCTGATTTATTATTTAGTATTTTGTATTGATTATTTTCCAATATATATAGATCGGGCGCGATATCCGATCGCGACCGAAACAGAAATCTGCAATTTCAGATTGCGCCAAGCTGCTACACAGTAGTCCTGAGCATCTCTGCAGCAAGCGCACCCGCTGCAGACGCGGACAGGAAGAACTCCTCGTCTTCCTCAAAGCTCCGGCCCATGCTCGACATCTTGATACCCTTTTCCTGGAGTTCTATTATACCTGGATGGCCGTCGAGGATTCGTGTTGTGTGTCGATATGATATAGCCGAATGGGCAATCTGCTCCTGTATCACAAGCAGCTTCATCTGGTCTATCATGGGCAGCGCGAGTGTGCATTTGGTAAGCGCTATTTTGCTAAGTGATGTGATTGTGTGGTGGCTCAGGCCCCGATGGCGCGGCCTCGGGTCTGCAAAACTGATTCTGGCGACAGCTATAGCTGCGCCGCCGAGAATATTAACGGCGTTAATTATCTCACCCTGCTCTATAGACGAATAGCCATACGTGGTGCCTGTCCCTACATTTCCCGGCCCCGGACAGACCACTACCGCATCCGCCTTCACCACTTCCTTCGCCGCAATCAGGCCAGTATAGATATTGACTGCCTCATACTCGCCGCCAAATGCCTGGCCGATAGTGATAGTTGCATCCAAAAGACCTTTGGACCGCAGTTCGTACGCTGACCGGCTGAAAGACAGAGGCAGCGCGGCTGAGTCCGTCATGATATAAGCGACTCGCGCACGATTGTGGCTGAGCCTCTTGATAGCCGCTGCTGCCGGAGCAAGCTGGCTGTGAAGCTGGCCTATCACAACAGGCATCGAGCCTAGAGTCTGGAAGTTCTCCATATCTTTGCGATACGGCGAGTCTTCTTCTTCGACTGAAAGCACAGTGTGCTGAACGGGTGTATAGCGCGCCTTGACTATATGGCCTATGGAATCGGCGTTGCCCGGCTCAGTCCGGCTGAGGTTAGCCATCACGAAATGCACGCCGCCAGTGCCGAGATTCTTGGTCACAGCGGTCGTATTAAGCAGGACCTCATCGCCGACTCTGATATCGCCGATAAGGTCCGTATAAGCTATGGCTCTGGCTTTAGCGCCATCTATACTTACACTGATCTCAAGTGTATCGCCACGCACACTCTCAATTGAGGTAACTCCGCCGCGCGCACGCGTGAGCATATAATCAGCCCTCCGCCGCTGTCTCGATCAGTGCTTTGGCATAATCCGCCGCTATGGCGAGATCGCTGACCAGTATCTTCTCGGATGCGCTGTGAGCGCCGTCATAGCCCGTTCCAAGCACCACGCACGAAATTCCGTAGCTGTTATAGATATTTGCATCACTGCCGCCGCCGCCGTCGGAATACACCGGCTCTATCCCTATCTTATGAGATGCTTTAGAAGCCAGCTTGATGATATCGTCGTCTTCCGACCATCGATAGGCATTATACTCGTGATCGAGAGTGACTATAGCCTTTGCGCCTATAGCTTCGGCTTCTCTCTCAAAGGTAGTTTTCATGTGCTCGACTTGAGCAGCCAGCTTGGCTTCGTCACGGCTTCTGGCTTCGGCTTTGATATTTACAAGGTCCGGCACGATATTTCTGGCCTTGCCGCCCTCTATGACACCCACATTGGCGGTGGTCTCAAAGTCTATGCGCCCGAGTTTCATCTTGGATATTGCATTGCTTGCCGCTATGATTGCGCTGACGCCGTTTTCAGGGTTCATTCCGGCATGTGCGGCCACACCACGTATTTCGACAAACACATTCTCATGCGACGGAGCGCTGACTGTGATCCCGGCTGCAGGCCTATCCATATCGAATATGTAACCGTATTTCGCCTTGATCTTGGACCTGTCAATCGCCCTTGAGCCGCACAGACCGATCTCCTCTGCGACGTTAAATATAACCTGGACATCGCCGTGGGCGGTTCCATTTTCAATTACGGACTGAAGCGCTTCGATAATCGCGGCTATGCCCGCCTTATCATCCGCTCCGAGGATTGTGGTCCCGTCCGAGCGGATTTCGTCACCGTCTATCACGATGTTGAGTTTGTCTGTCGGCTCCACGGTATCTATGTGACCACCCAAAAATATTGCCTTTGCGCCGGGTTTGTTGCCCTTGAGAGATGCGATTATATTGCCTGCGCTGCCGCCGATCTTTTCGCCCGCGTCGTCCTCTTCTACATCCAAGCCTAAAGATTCCAGCTTGGCCTTTATGAAATCAGCCATCGGGCGCTCATTTTTTGATGGCGTGTTGATCTTGAGCAGGTCCAAAAAAAGTTGTTTTACACGATCCTTATTAGCCATTTGTCCTTCCTTCGAAATTAGCTGAGAGTGGAAAGCGGAAAGTGGAGAGTCCAGACCTGCTGTTCAACAGT
It encodes:
- a CDS encoding DUF3866 family protein — translated: MLTRARGGVTSIESVRGDTLEISVSIDGAKARAIAYTDLIGDIRVGDEVLLNTTAVTKNLGTGGVHFVMANLSRTEPGNADSIGHIVKARYTPVQHTVLSVEEEDSPYRKDMENFQTLGSMPVVIGQLHSQLAPAAAAIKRLSHNRARVAYIMTDSAALPLSFSRSAYELRSKGLLDATITIGQAFGGEYEAVNIYTGLIAAKEVVKADAVVVCPGPGNVGTGTTYGYSSIEQGEIINAVNILGGAAIAVARISFADPRPRHRGLSHHTITSLSKIALTKCTLALPMIDQMKLLVIQEQIAHSAISYRHTTRILDGHPGIIELQEKGIKMSSMGRSFEEDEEFFLSASAAGALAAEMLRTTV
- a CDS encoding M20/M25/M40 family metallo-hydrolase; translation: MANKDRVKQLFLDLLKINTPSKNERPMADFIKAKLESLGLDVEEDDAGEKIGGSAGNIIASLKGNKPGAKAIFLGGHIDTVEPTDKLNIVIDGDEIRSDGTTILGADDKAGIAAIIEALQSVIENGTAHGDVQVIFNVAEEIGLCGSRAIDRSKIKAKYGYIFDMDRPAAGITVSAPSHENVFVEIRGVAAHAGMNPENGVSAIIAASNAISKMKLGRIDFETTANVGVIEGGKARNIVPDLVNIKAEARSRDEAKLAAQVEHMKTTFEREAEAIGAKAIVTLDHEYNAYRWSEDDDIIKLASKASHKIGIEPVYSDGGGGSDANIYNSYGISCVVLGTGYDGAHSASEKILVSDLAIAADYAKALIETAAEG